In Desulfonatronum thioautotrophicum, the DNA window TTAGGTATATCTTTAGTTAAACGTTTTTTTAAGAAAAATTCATGATTCATGATTTTATCAATATTCAATTCTTGAAAATTATCCTCAACTGAAAATGCATAATCTGCAGCACGTCTTGCATAATCTTCCAATCGATCAATTTGCAAGCTCTTCCTAATTTGAGCCGCGTTATCGTGTATTATTTTTTTAACTTCTTCTCGACAAAAACCACTGATTCTCAATTGTACAGCTATAACTGAATCTATTCTTGATAAATCAATATTCTTTTCTGAAATTTGTTTGATAATATTGTTGTAAAAAAACTGGTAAACAGAATTAACCTTATTTTTTAATAGGTTAAAAGTAAAATTTAATTTGTTCTCGATTCTGATTTGCTTATTACTTGTAAATTGATTTTTTTTTGATTCGTACTCTGAATTAATTTTATTGAGAATTTCATCACTAATAACGTTAAAGCCGTAATCAGTTGTGAGGTAAGCGCACATAGCAATAAATTCATCTTCGCCAAAAATTTTAAATTTTTTCCACTTCTGGGCAGCATACTGCAATGCTGCAAACGTGGTAAATATGTCTCTCCAATTTTCAACATAAATTAATGCATCACAATCTGTGGATCCGATATCAGATTTAAGATGATCATCAAACTTAAATAAAACAAAATTTGATTCATGGGGGAGATCATAAGAATCAGAAATAGGTTGAAAACACATTATAGTGTTCTTATGATTTTTTATTTGGTTTCGCAAGTGCCAATCATCGCAACAATCGTCTATTAATTCAGATTTTCCACGAGAGTTCAACCAATTAGAATAATCAGGAAACGGTGGGAATTCACGGCGAAATTTTTCTCGCTGGGTGTTATGACGTTCCTTCATTGTAAAAAGTTGCTCGGCATGTTTAGTTGCGAGAAGGCTTCTCATCAGATTTAAAGCTAATCCAATGCCATGCCAGTTTCCTGAAAAAATATCATCTCTTTCCTTTTTTTGTGATGACTTAAGATCAGTCTTTTCCTTATTGAAAGCGGAAGACAGCTTTATTTTAGCATTGCGTTTTTTTTCATTATACAAAGTTCTTTCCTTCTTGAAAATAGTATGAGATTTAAAATGTTCAAAATCATTTTTCTTATAATTTTTTTTGCTGATTAAACTCGATGTTTGATTTGTTAAGAGAGAGTCTGATGTTAAATGAAGATAATTCAAGTTATTTGCTAATGTGTAATCTTTAAATGAGGAGTCTTTCAATTCAGCAAAATCCACCTCAGATAAATGAGAATCAAGAATATTGTAATATGTATTTATTTCTGGCTTCCATCCTTGGATATATTCAATTTTTGAAATAGCTTTGTGTGCTGCCAGAATGTCAAAGCCTCTATTAATCTCCGTACATAATCCAGTAATAGGATGTGCACGGCAGACTAAAATATGCACATGCAAGTATTTAGTATTTACATGCAAGCCATAAATCAGTTTATGATCATCAAGTCCAAGATCGTGAATGAATATGTCTACTGCTTGATCAATTTGATGATTCATTGGTTGTTCAGAATTCGGCCAAGAAATTACATAGTGGTTTACAGGGTTTTGGCTACGATTTGCAAGATATGCTAATGCGATCATTTCCATTTTGACAATTTCCTTTTCAACACCCAAAACAAAACATCTGCATCCCCAATAAACGCATTTTCGTAAACGAGACAAATTTAAATTAATATCTTGAAATTTTTTTGTCTCATCAGATTTAGAAACATGTGTGTTCAGAATGTAGTCAATTTGTGAGCCGATTGCTGAAATTTTTGAACCCTTTTTCTTGTTAATAATTTTTTTAAAAATCATAATTTTTTTTCCTTTTGGCTGACTCAACTATTTCTTTAGCCGTTAATTGTAGATCTTTGATCACCACCTCGATTGTAGAAGCAGAGGGAGTTCCTTCAACATAAAATTTTTTTAGTAAACTGACCAGCTGACTTAGTTCAGCCAAAATTAATATGTCTGTATTTTTTGCAACTTGCGATCCCAGGACTCGTTTTCGTATAAATTTACTCAAGCTTACACCTGCCTCACGTGCGTTGATTTCTAGCTGCCTTTTTTCAGAAAGGGTGAGCCGAAAATTTACATTGTGTCTCAAATTTTCTTTGTTATCATCGTCATACTTTTTGGTCTTATTCATTATTTTATCCTCATACTTTAGATTCATCTGATTAAATATTTGTCAAAATATTAGTCAATCATGAAAATAATTGAAATATGAAACTGAAAAATCGAATAAATTTCACATGGTTCATGTCGGTAGTGTCTCCCCTGATCAAGTTAAATTTTTTATGATTTCTGAAATAGAGCTTTAAATGATATCACCGCCATATTTGAGGAGCAAACAACTTGCGAATCCAGTACTGTCAAGGCTGTATAACAACGATGTGCATCCAATGAGCTTCATCTTGAGTGACATAATTTAGAGATATTTTCTAGATATTCAGAATGCTAGTCGCAATTGGGTAAATCCACTTACAAAAAGGTAAATGAGGAAAATAGTTTTGTCTCTTGATTAATTTTCAGATTTATCGACATGATCGAAGTTGGTTGTTTATTTTCATGTTTATACAGACAAAGAGAGAAAATTTCATCCATTAAGTATTTATGCTTTTTAC includes these proteins:
- a CDS encoding relaxase/mobilization nuclease domain-containing protein, yielding MIFKKIINKKKGSKISAIGSQIDYILNTHVSKSDETKKFQDINLNLSRLRKCVYWGCRCFVLGVEKEIVKMEMIALAYLANRSQNPVNHYVISWPNSEQPMNHQIDQAVDIFIHDLGLDDHKLIYGLHVNTKYLHVHILVCRAHPITGLCTEINRGFDILAAHKAISKIEYIQGWKPEINTYYNILDSHLSEVDFAELKDSSFKDYTLANNLNYLHLTSDSLLTNQTSSLISKKNYKKNDFEHFKSHTIFKKERTLYNEKKRNAKIKLSSAFNKEKTDLKSSQKKERDDIFSGNWHGIGLALNLMRSLLATKHAEQLFTMKERHNTQREKFRREFPPFPDYSNWLNSRGKSELIDDCCDDWHLRNQIKNHKNTIMCFQPISDSYDLPHESNFVLFKFDDHLKSDIGSTDCDALIYVENWRDIFTTFAALQYAAQKWKKFKIFGEDEFIAMCAYLTTDYGFNVISDEILNKINSEYESKKNQFTSNKQIRIENKLNFTFNLLKNKVNSVYQFFYNNIIKQISEKNIDLSRIDSVIAVQLRISGFCREEVKKIIHDNAAQIRKSLQIDRLEDYARRAADYAFSVEDNFQELNIDKIMNHEFFLKKRLTKDIPKKDFFMKL
- a CDS encoding plasmid mobilization protein; translation: MNKTKKYDDDNKENLRHNVNFRLTLSEKRQLEINAREAGVSLSKFIRKRVLGSQVAKNTDILILAELSQLVSLLKKFYVEGTPSASTIEVVIKDLQLTAKEIVESAKRKKNYDF